A DNA window from Pseudomonadota bacterium contains the following coding sequences:
- a CDS encoding DUF2889 domain-containing protein, translating to MPLPEPVAREHIHTRTIVCNGYRRHDGLWDIEATLEDVRTYGVDSEYRGRIEAGEPVHGMSLRVTLDIEFVIHDLVAASDFVPAATCTTVTDGMRKLIGLRIGSGWMKQVRERVGGVLGCTHLIEMLGPIGTTAYQTMYREVEEHNRNKPSRPKPRVIDSCVTWAADGEKVRKRWPEFST from the coding sequence GCCCCTACCCGAGCCTGTTGCACGCGAGCACATCCATACCCGGACGATAGTCTGCAACGGGTATCGTCGTCACGATGGGCTGTGGGACATCGAAGCCACGCTGGAGGATGTTCGCACCTATGGCGTGGACAGCGAGTACCGCGGCCGTATCGAGGCGGGCGAGCCCGTCCACGGCATGAGCCTGCGGGTGACGCTCGATATCGAGTTCGTCATCCACGACCTGGTGGCCGCGTCCGATTTCGTCCCCGCCGCAACCTGCACCACGGTGACCGACGGCATGAGAAAGCTGATTGGATTGCGCATCGGCTCGGGCTGGATGAAGCAGGTGCGCGAACGCGTGGGCGGCGTATTGGGTTGCACCCACCTGATCGAGATGCTCGGGCCCATCGGCACTACTGCTTATCAGACCATGTATCGCGAAGTGGAAGAACACAACCGCAACAAACCCAGCCGCCCCAAACCGCGCGTCATCGACAGCTGCGTAACCTGGGCAGCGGACGGGGAAAAGGTAAGAAAGCGGTGGCCGGAGTTTTCCACTTAA